Proteins from one Hugenholtzia roseola DSM 9546 genomic window:
- a CDS encoding DEAD/DEAH box helicase family protein, which yields MREPMLMVVAGAKGVGKTYTSLKEIALYQKKHQKKVLIFDTNYPYESSYQGFKSVAIENLPYLLKPEVR from the coding sequence ATGAGAGAACCCATGCTAATGGTGGTAGCAGGCGCGAAAGGGGTCGGCAAAACCTACACTTCGCTGAAAGAAATTGCTTTGTATCAAAAAAAGCATCAAAAAAAAGTGCTTATTTTTGACACAAATTACCCCTATGAAAGCTCTTATCAGGGCTTCAAATCGGTAGCGATTGAGAATTTGCCTTATTTATTGAAGCCAGAGGTTAGGAG